Genomic DNA from Calditrichota bacterium:
CCGCTCTTTTTTGGCTTGAAGGCCTGTCATAACACCACGCGACGTCGAAAGAATCGCAATGCCCAAATTATTCATCACGCGCGGGATATGGTCCGCATCCACGTACTGGCGCCTGCCCGGTTTGCTGATACGCCTTAAACCGCTGATAACGCCTTTTTCATTTTCATCATATTTTAGGTAAATACGAATCAGGCCTTGTTTTCCGTCATCAATATTTACATAATTGTTGATGTACTTATTTTCATATAAAA
This window encodes:
- the rpsH gene encoding 30S ribosomal protein S8 gives rise to the protein MSMSDPIADYLTRIRNAIKAEHKKVDIPASNLKREITRILYENKYINNYVNIDDGKQGLIRIYLKYDENEKGVISGLRRISKPGRRQYVDADHIPRVMNNLGIAILSTSRGVMTGLQAKKERVGGEVLCYVW